The segment ataccgaatgttaggccgttcttgacacactgattttaactacggattactccgtttacctgattaagatttAGGGCCCTCGATGACAGGAGATAcatactcttcctaggcacctgatcccacctctggtatatccaggaaaTACTTCAAAATCaagcttcagttttaaacatatACTGGATTTCAAAACCTCACAAACACcctttaaaacaaaacatttttcggtatttattaaatgttcatttaaGGAATAATCTTTTTACCTGGTAGCTAGCTTGACTACGCACAATATCGCTCGTTCATTGAAGGAATAATATAGTTTTtaactagtagctaactttacTACGCCCTTTATCACTCGTTCATTGAAGAATAATAGTTTCTTACTGGCCAAAACTGCTTTTGCTAACAGTGATTTTACACCGTTTGATATTGATGCACATACGAAAGCCTTATTGTATGGACTTGATACACCGTGAAATTACTTATTACACGAGGACAAAATAGCCCTTGTGAAATTTTCATACTTTACATCAGATAACGGTGACACACAGCTGTTGTACTTGTTGTAAGTTAGTGATTTTGTGGTCCCTGATGGatttgtgaatacttgtattcACTTAATTCTTTATTTGTTGATGTTGTTATCAGCCAATAGCTTGCTGGTATCATTTCCACTGTCAGATAGATTATTAGGTCAACTAATCAAATGTATTGGTAATTTTAATTCTAGTGTTCAATTTTCTATAACATTATAATTTGAAAGATAAACCAATACCCATTATAACATCGCGTCTGGTTTAACTGAGAGCTCAGTCGCGTGGCTATCGGTTCCCTCTATCTTATTTCCATAATAGCATGCTTAGGGCTGATCCATTCATTGGATTGCAAGGATGTGTTGCTGTTAGATCATTATGTGTATTTAATTGATCAAGTTTAACTTAGGTGGGAACGATATTTCCAGTTCTCCTGTAGACTCAAAATGTTTGGCACTGGAAGTTTTCTTCTTGGGAATATTATCTGTCTGCTGATCAATAGGAGTTTGGGATCTACCAAATTCACCGCAGAAAATGTAACGTCATTAAGGAGAGCCTTACTGCAGAATTATGATCCTTATTTACGACCGCGGTTGCAGCAAGGTGATCCAGTCGTCCTCAATGTTAGTTTTGGCGCCAAACGCTTTCATGATCTCAATGAGAAGGAACAAAAGGTTTCACTACTtggatattttgatatttcatggaATGACGAATTTCTTGTTTGGgataaagaaaattattcaaaCATCGGAGACATTGTGGTGAAAACAAATGACATATGGTGGCCCACCATAGCTTTAGGTAACCCATTCGGGGATTTTGAGACTCTCAAAAATCCCTACGGCATTTTTCGAGTTTCGTCTACGGGTGCAATAGACTGGAGTCCTGGGGGTTTGTTTTCTATCACGTGCGACATGAATTTACTGAAGTATCCTTTCGATACACAAACTTGTGACTTCGTCTTTGTGGTCCTTGGATACTCTATTGATGACGTCATATTTAACATTAATCCGAATATTCTCGAGGTACATGGAACAACAGAGTGGGACGTCGTGAACGCAGAGATGTTTGATGGTGTGGAAGGAAAAACCGGACTGACCGTTCGTGTTACTCTTGAGAGAAAACCATTCTTCGTCATCCTGACTGTGATAACGCCCCTGTCACTGCTCTCTGTTCTAAATCTATTTGTCTTTCTAATTCCGGTTGAGTCGGGCGAGAAAACGGCCTTTGGTATAACAACATTTCTTGCCTACTCCATTTACCTTTCGACTTTGGGATCGTCCCTCCCCGATGATGCTACACAGAGTCCATACATGACTGTGTATATAGAAATCCTGATGATCAACAGCGTGATCATCATGGCAATAGTCATTGTCCAAACAAGATGTTTCTTTTACCATGGTAACAATCTGGTGCCATTCAGTCATGGAAACACTGTCAGCAATGACAATACTGACGTAACGAAAAATGACGACCTTTCATTTCCAAAGGAACAATCAAAACAACCCAAAGGAAGAACGTGGTCTAACAGCATGGCTTTTATTGACCGGCTACTGTTTTTTGTGTTCCTTTCCATTTTAGGTGGCATTAGTTTATATTTCTTTGCTCGGATGACACTGTAAATTTATGATTTACGACGCTTCTATTGGATACAAGAAATTCAAGCATCACTCACGAAGatcatggaaggtgaagataagaaacagtgatcaatcttataactcctataagtaatacaaaatagagagttgggcaaatacgggcccctggacacatcggattatattttctttcttgcTTGTCACCTCAGGCTCAGCTTGGAATTAGATATATTATAAGTGTCGAATGTGGAttattctattgtcgttataacgatctaatttgcaaaataTAAGTTACCACTGGGTTCAATGCTGTGTGACGCGTTTCATGCCAATTGCTAGGCCGTTGGtttgtttgttggtttttttttacatattgaaGTTGACAAcagtttacttgatcaagatatatgggaCAAAGGcaggtatgaccggtcgacaggggatgtttattcctctTAGGTACCTTATCCCATCTTTATCCAGGGGCCATGTTTGTCCttctgttaattttgtattctttataggatttatgaggttggtcactgttcgttctcTTCATTTGTTCATCATACATCCCGTGAGTTTTTGAATCTAGTCATGTTCAAAACAATTGATTTCGACGACGGTGAAATTACCGTCACGTTGTCGAGAATGGCAATGGGATACTGTATGTAAggttatttttgtttctttcttttttgtgtgGTATTTTGTCCTCGTTTTAAATTCGCTCACAcacaatacgcaagatcgtaaataccgagttagcggaactctcttgtaaagaagttcggaaaagcgtgtcgatctGACAGCAGTGGGGGgaaaatccaccacatttccattaaaatctatcatttgtggatatctctgcgtattatgtttctttcttgaatcattactacagtctaaTGCAATGCAATAATAgtgcaccattgttaaaatcgggtTAATCGATCACGAgaaaagttgcagaactggtatcATTTACGAACACGCCCAAATTTTTgcatactctgggtctcgcgagactttgaaaggggaaagtaaaaattaaaaccaagacagaaaaagtagtcgcgatcttgcgtattgtGCTCAAGGAAAATTCAGAATGATAACGGATTAGCATGAGGACGAAAGGGTTGAAAATAAAACGAAGGTGAATATTTTCCAATATAAAATAGTCATttgacgcaaattttaaaagttatacAAGATACACACTacaactgaaatacatgtactttataaaGCGCAGAGATtacaatgaactcttaaataaaCATCACTGGAGAAATATTTAGTACAAATCGCACagaaatataaacatatttcaacCTGATGAAGTTGATATTTCAGATGACATTAATAGAGGATACTGGTAACAGATAATCACTAGATCTAAGGAATCTCCTCATATTGGCAAACATTTGAGATTTCTATTATTTGCAGTTACTAATGCACTTCCATCATCTCTTTTTTTTCTCGAAGTAGAATGCTATAAATGATATCATTGATTGTCGAAATAATGTTGCAAATCGTTCATTGTCATGCAATTGATTTATAGATAATCAGAATGTTAGGTATCCGTAGTGCTGATTGTCCTTTATAGAACGCTGTCCAGTAATCAATCTCCTAACTTCCATAAAGAATGCAAAtctagagttgggcaaacacgcgCCCCatggcacaccagaggtggggtcagctgcctaggaggagtaagcatcccctgttgaccggtcacagccACCCTGAGCCTTGTATCTTGAAGTCTGTGAAGTAATCCGTAATAAGAATTAGTATGAAAAGAACGAATTACCAATTGGtttgaaacacttcagacagcattcgacctaatgacaggttgtttTATGTTGTAAGGATAGGCAGGGTACTAGCGGCATGAAAAATACATTAATTGgtgaatttgtttttcaatcTAGAACAGGATTCATctttggacataccagaggtggggtaagcatcccctgtcgacgggtcatgacccgtagtcaaaatcagtgagtaTAAAGCACGACCTAGCAGTTGGAacaaaacacgtcagacagcatttgacccaaggaaaggctacatcgttataacgaccatagaatttgcaaaatgctggctttagacgagactgttgaaaattctgtaacatcaacttgtttggcagtagCCTGCCTCGTTATAACAACTGAACGTACGCAGATCAAGCTCTTGTGTGATAAACACCATCTGCAgatgatagtggaatattgctacataaatgtggggtGTTGAGATGGAGAAGCCGTTTGTCAAAAAGTCGAATTGTGAGTTTGCTGTTAAGGTAAATCCATACTTGCATTACTATCTGATAAAATTACCCGTATAAAaacttgatttatttcaatttatcaaaGTTAAGGctgataaattatcaaataaaatatatcgttcatcacactttttaacaTGTGAGatatacttatatttataaACGTTAGTGGTTATAACAATTTAGAAGTATTCATAAccatttcatgaaactgtttattttaaaaagatatactAAATGTCAGTGAAAAAGAAAGAGAAACTATCacataatgaacttgataaGAATTCAATGGAAACAGAGTCaatgcccttggattcaatattttgaaacacatctttgattattcatatgtaacttagacttttgaaatattctatgTTTAACGAGATTTTTTATATTAACTATTGGAAAAGACTCAAGCAAAATTTATGTTTCTGTCATGCATAATTGTAAATAgataattaatttttgcaacatgaaaggtgaagataacgaagttaTCTTATGGAATCTTATGAAGTCACAGGAGGGTAGAACTACTTTAATATCTGTgctcaataaaatattgaaatatgaagCTGATGTGGAAGACTGTGTAGTGTAGTTTACtatcgagttcactgggatatatcgaatcgatatatgaatgaaaatgatcatAAAACGCTGTCGATTTATCTGAATATCGAaatgaaggtcacagcaagatattttctcttctcatgtagaaaatttttaaataaattctgcctcgtcagaatataaaaacaggtcagcttataaaggagcacaattcgtgcccatggaaacagactgttgaatataaaaacagatcaccTAATAAAgaaacacaattcgtgcccatgggaattccaacagacggTTTGAAgacatgatcaccaaagactgcaaagatattttcaatgaggaactccaacataTCTTCTTAACATCGTCTTCAGAGTACCTGTGGGTAGAATCAGGGTTGTGtgtaacaaagtaatttttgaatgactgttTCAATTGATCTTGAGAAATggccgtgtaaagtgttgaaaagcaatacgttttgatgttgatttgagaaaagttttgtgatttcaaatttacttaaagttctttagaatattttagaatccacattaattttgatttacaccacctcTTATGTTGTGATACAATACAACTGAAAGTCATGCAGCGGAAGTGACACTGGAGAAGATGTTTCTAATTTTACGGAAGGTAACTGAAATATCGAAATGGTGGATAGTTCttttacacaaaatattacatttcaaCTCGGCCAATAGATATGAGAAAAATCTATCATTAAAAGTCAAAAGTACACCAAAAAAATGTGACATCACAAAGGAAAGCGTTGTCTCAGGGTTGTGCTCTCGATGCTGCGATGAAACTGCAGAGTGGAATGTGACAGGTTTGGTAGTGGTGTGGAGGGGAATCTGCAGTGTCCGCAAAACCCGCATGGTCATCGTTGAAGGCAGTTTGACAGCTCAGTGGTACATTGACACTGTTCTGCATTCTGTTGTCGTGCCGTTTGTCCACCAACACAACTTAATTGCTTTCTACAAGGTAATACCTGGTACCATGTGAAACGACGTGTAACAAATCAATGTCGACATACTCCTTTGGCCAACATAGAGTTTCGATCTTTCGCCAAAAGTGCATGTGTAGGATGTTAGATCGACCCATTCGAACGCGACCTAATCCACCATAGGCTTTACCCCCGGCCTTTTGCTTCAGACCCACAAATAAAAgatgaaggtaacgaacagagatcaatctcataactctcataagcaatacaaaatagatagttgggcaaaaacgaagtcctggatataccagagatgggatcaggtgcctaggaggagtaagcatcccctgtcgaccggtcacacccgccgtgagccctataccttgatcaggatAAATTAATCGTGTGACGAACTCTATGCATCGCATAATTCAAGCAGCAACTAATATTTGTTATTGAAGTAAGAAATGCTCAATGGCTACCACGTCTTCAGCCTTGACATTTTTTTGTCAAAGTGATTATGGCCAACTCTAAATTCACTGTGATATATAATAGAATGCATGCGTCCCTTCTATTAGTTGTAAACGTTAAATGATATATTCGAATGAAAAGTTCTGACCAAAAAAAGGAGCGTTTCAATATATGACAAAGAAACACAACACAAAAAAACGGGTCTCTATATAAAtaagatgtttaaaaaaagagtgtttttttgttttacttcaCCTTCACTTTGGTGTATACCGTTTGTTTTGATGACTCTAGTTtcacttttttgttgttgtctttTTTCTATTTTGCTGTCTCTCTTAAGTAGTGAAGGTGCTGAATTCGCAAACAGGATGTCCCAGTTTCTATATTCGCGTCGTGTCAAATCTCAAATGTTTCATACGGCAATTGTTCCTTCGTTAAGCGCTCGATATTAGAAGTGAGAGTCGGGGGTCTTTCGGATAAGACCTTTAATATAGATATTCCTTTTCATGGTAGGCGTTGCCACATAAACAACTCTTACGATGATGGCCCTGAGCACTAAACATGGGTCAGAATGTGTGCGCTTCGCCTAGACATGataacatctcaatatgagtgaaatttctCAAATGGAACATAAAATATGAACAAGCATCATGTCTGACGAGGAAATAAATCCCAGCCAAATATTTATTAGTGATTGACAGTAATTTACATGTTCATCTATTGAGAGAGAAAACAATTCCAacacattttgcaaaatcacaacaacaaaaaacatataCAGTTGTAGAATGAATAAATCTATAGATCAAATGTATGGTCCCCGAAACCAAAAAAATCCATTTCCCGAGGCGGCGAAATCTCCAAGGGGTAAATTACTTTTCTGTCGAGGAAGATGGCGTAAATTTTCTATTTCCCAAACTGCCCAGTCCATTACTATTccgttatttaaaaaaatgaaccAATTTGGAGGAATTATTTACAAATCCCTATACCACCATAAGTCCAGTTCATCTATTCAACTGGTGTCCGTTAATAACGAATCAAATGCATCAGATAATCTCTGAACATTCCACCTACCAAACATTAAAATtggttataaaaaaaacaatgaataTTAATGAGGAAGCAGACCCAGGGGAACAATTTCTCTCTTAAACTCGGAAAATGAGATATCTTTTCtgttttaagagatatctttaattcaaaatcTGATAAAGATATGtcttaaagtgaaagagatatctctctatctgaaagagagATCTCTTTATCTCAAGGAGATGTTTCCCTAAGTGAaatagatatctctctaagttaAACCGATATCAAATactaagagatatatctctcaaagttagagatatctctttttcgaATAGGAAGTAAAACGACTTGTCATACAAATCAAGTATTGTTTTGAAAGAATATTGCAAGTTACATTCTGCTGGGTTTCGGTTGTTCAGATGTTGGAAACGGGAAGAATTCCGCATCAATCATTATTCCATATCTCCCTTCCTTCCTCTTATCTGACGTACATTCTACCGCAACACGTTAGAACTATCTTGCAGCAGACGAACTTGTTTCTGACGTAAACAATTTTACCGTGAGTAATGACTGATGGCACACCTAATTGTGCAAAAATCACATGAATTAAATACAAACTAATAGTTAAAATACTGTTGGAATGCGTAAAGGATTTAATAACAAATTAAGAATGGAATTCTTTGGACGAACGAGTGACATGATACACAGATGAGGAGACTGATGCATTGTTAGAATTCGTCGACCCTTTTACAACAGACGTATACAGTTTTCTTACCCGCGAATTACAGGAGAATGAAAGCATGAGATACAGACCTTGACAACCTGTGAGTATAATGAATATGTAAGAAAATACCCTGATACCAAACCATTCGAACAAAAATCCAAACACCCACGAGATTCCAGTAATACTTGTcagtttaatgaaaatgatgaaGTCTTGCCGATCGCGGTGCTTTCTTCTCTGAAGATTAGGTCGCCTGTGGAGTGAAACCACAACACCTACAAACATAAGGAGAtttgacaatataaccagtcctAGTGGTAGTGCAAAAACATATCCGACCATCTCAGGAGTAGAAATCCAGCAGATCTTACCACCATACCCAATTCCAGTACCGCGAATGTAGCTCACAGCAATATTGATGCTCACAAACACGAGAGAAATGAAGAGATCGTAGACTACGTAACAGATCAGCCTGGATCCATTGTTTAACTCGTGCGGGAAAACTCTTGTAAAGACGGACACCATGTGAAAACACGACACGTTCATCCAGAAAATCACCCAAAGCCAGGAAAAATGAATCAGAACGCCAAGAATACGACAAAGAGTAGAATGGTCTGTTTGAAACAAGCCAAACTGATACAAAAGGTGTGCCAAGAGAAGGCTGAGCGATAATATCAATATCAGCTTCCCTGGGAAAGTCCTCAGCGACTTAAACAGCAGAAACGTCACCACTACGTACAGAAGGCTTGCGAC is part of the Ostrea edulis chromosome 2, xbOstEdul1.1, whole genome shotgun sequence genome and harbors:
- the LOC130052213 gene encoding acetylcholine receptor subunit beta-like codes for the protein MFGTGSFLLGNIICLLINRSLGSTKFTAENVTSLRRALLQNYDPYLRPRLQQGDPVVLNVSFGAKRFHDLNEKEQKVSLLGYFDISWNDEFLVWDKENYSNIGDIVVKTNDIWWPTIALGNPFGDFETLKNPYGIFRVSSTGAIDWSPGGLFSITCDMNLLKYPFDTQTCDFVFVVLGYSIDDVIFNINPNILEVHGTTEWDVVNAEMFDGVEGKTGLTVRVTLERKPFFVILTVITPLSLLSVLNLFVFLIPVESGEKTAFGITTFLAYSIYLSTLGSSLPDDATQSPYMTVYIEILMINSVIIMAIVIVQTRCFFYHGNNLVPFSHGNTVSNDNTDVTKNDDLSFPKEQSKQPKGRTWSNSMAFIDRLLFFVFLSILGGISLYFFARMTL